In Papaver somniferum cultivar HN1 unplaced genomic scaffold, ASM357369v1 unplaced-scaffold_117, whole genome shotgun sequence, the DNA window CATTTATTAACACAGAGCTGTATGCTCGTGTATCTGTTGCGGTTCTCTTTCACAAGCTGGCGGACTTGGCTGATAAATTGGGCACAGTAAAAGAGAATGAAAATTGCCATGCTGCACTCCAGTCtggaaaattgtttctgctagaCCTCCTTGATACTGCGGTATGATTCTTGGAAGTAGCATTGGGTGTTTCTGTTAATTATCCTTGTATATATTATATGagcaaaatcaaattcaaatatgTTTTAGATGGTTCATTTTACCCATCTCAACAACCATTTTGACACATTTCATTTAAAATAGTAAAAATCCAATATAGACAATATATTAGGATCTTGCGCTTAGTAAAATCATGTTGATCCAATAACATTAAGCTTAAATCTTGTACCCGGTTAtgcaaatacaaatacaaacccACTAAGTAAGTTAGGTTGTTTGAGAATTAGTCTTCTCTGCTTTCTCAACATTGCAGAAAAGTAGGGGATACTAAGGCTGCAGCATGATATTAGAGGAAGAAAAACTTTATTACCAACTGTACTAGCTCATTTGTTCTCAATAGATCATGATTATATCAAGTGATTTTTTTTAGAATAGTCTATATTGGCTATCGAGATGATAAATAACCTTTTGTTATTAGAGCTTGGATAATATAGTACTTCGTTATGATTTGATTATACTAACACCGTTGAGGTGATATACAGGTGAATGACAAAGACCTTTCAAAAGAACTATATAAGAAGTATAGTGCTGTGAGTTCTTTTTAGCTCTATCTAGAGTGCTTCCTTTTTTCATTTAATTAGTATCCGTTTCCACTCTGTCACTCTGTAGTTATCTAATAACTGGTTGTGATATTTTCAGATCCACAGGAGAAAAGTCCGGTGTTGGCAAATGATATGTATATTATCCCGATTTGTTCGTGAAGATGTGGTTAAGCAAGTTACATTTAACTTGCACCTGTGCCTATATGTAAGGAATCCAAAATTTCGTAAGTAGTAGCTCCAGTGTCCACTCCACTGGAGCTAATAATTTTACCTAATAATTTTAGAAACGAACTTATCGATTATTTTTACTTGTAGAGGAGCAACTTGCCAGCTGTTCGGCAGTACTTGGAGACTTTTGCAATTCAAGTTTACTTGAAATTTCCATCACTGGTAAGCTTTTATCGAAGAAATTGGGAGAACAATTTTGTGTGTTCCATGTCTACTTAAATCACTGGTTTGCAATACCTAGTGTACTTATCATCATGAACTCTTACGTACTTACGTTAAGAGATATttgatctttttcttttttctttgttggAATCTTAGAAAGGCATAACTCAAACTGTTTTGCATAATTCCATTATTACTTCGATATTGTTTGTTTCAAATATCCTTATTTACGTCAGTTTATGCTTTTCATCCGACAGGTTGCAGATGAATTAGGTCCTATTTTTCGAGACACTAACATGAGGCCTCAGGTAACAAATATATCTAAAATATTTTTGTCGTTCCAGCTCTTTGGGGTCTCACCCTTTCAGTAACTTTTACTCATCAAATGTAGGCACTCTCTTCATATGTATTCATTGCAACCAATGTTATCCTACACACAACTGAGGAGCAACTGCGCTTCCAACATTTAAATCAGTTACTTCCACCAATGATTCCGTTATTAACTTCACACCACCACAGTTTACGTGGTTTTGCTCAGGTaagatttgtatttatttttaaagCCGAAGTTACTACTCAATCCTTGAATGAATCTACTTATTATTATCTATTAATACTCCTTGATGCAGTTGCTAGTTTACCAAGTTCTATTCAAGATGGTTACACCTCTAGATGCTGACACTTCAGAGTCTGCTTCATTAGAAAGACAGTGTTTTGAGAGCTTGAAATTGTATTTGGCGGAAAATACCGACTGTGTTAGGTAGAACCTCTTTTTGCATATGAATAGCTATCTTGTTTTCAATATTTGTCACAGAATTCTCATAATTGGATTATTTTGTTGCAGGTTGAGGGAATCAATGGAAGGATTTCTTGATGCATTTCATCCCATTACATCTTCTGCTCCCTCAGGAATTTTCTCGATTAAGAGCAAGGTTAGGACCTGAAAGAATTCAGATTGCAAGTGTTTTGCACTCTGAACTGGCAtgctgtttttatttttatttatgcgTCCATCGTTTGTTCGTTTCTCAGAGttatctttttattgatgaaggaaCTTGAGTTCGAATGTGTGCCACCATCTCTCTTGGACAAAGTGATCACATTTTTAAACGTGAGTACACTAGGACTTCCGTGTTCTTTTTTACTCTGTGGTCCATATCTCATTGTTCACTGTGACAGGATGTAAGGGAAGACTTACGGAGTTCTATGGCAAAAGATGCGGCTACGATCAAGAATGAAAGCTTAGTAGCTGTGGAAAATGTTAACGACACTCAGGTTTCTAGAGACATGTCGCTGGATTTCCAAAAGAAGATTAGTCTCTCCGAAAATGAGAGACGGGATTCTCATCTTAATTCATTTTTAGGTATTAACTAAATCACGATTTCATTCAAATGGCATATATAGGTCAAAATTTGAATTCTGATTCCAAAATTTGGCATCTTATGAACTTCCGTAGGATAACAGAGTACTAAATTGTTTATAGACCTTGTAACTATTAATTTAAGTAAGCTTATTTCACTcagagatggagaaggaagatgAGCTTCTCAATGAAGTTCTACAGTCAAGAATTGCAGCTTCGGAAAGGATAAAAGCATGTCGACAGGAGTGTATCGTTGTTGCATCACTAATTGATCGCATACCTAATCTTGCAGGGTTGGCCCGGACCTGTGAGGTATCCAAACAAAAGGCATCAAATCTTTATTATTTGTTCTATTGATGTTGTTATTAACATCCTTCACATTGCAGGTATTTAAAGCAGCTAGTTTAGCAGTTGCTGATGTTAGTGTTGTAAACGATAAACAGTTCCAACTCATCAGGTCAGTCTTACTTAAATAGCGAAATTATTTGAAAATTGGTTGTCTCCTTAATGCCACTTGGACTTGTTTCTTTGTGCCCACTACTAATACTCTGTTTTGATTGTTAGTGTGACTGCTGAGAAGTGGGTACCAATCAATGAGGTCCCAGTCAGCAGTCTTAAAGTGTacttagagaagaagaagaaagagggttTCTCTATCTTGGGTTTAGAACAAACTGCCAATAGTTTGCCCCTTGATCAGTATACGTTCCCCAAGAAGATGGTAAGAGACTGTAATTTTTAAGTCATAATTCCAAATCTCTTTAACCGTTTCACTTCCAGATTACAATCTTAAAGATTTATAGCCACTAGTATTCATAGTTTCTTTTTATGCACATCTAGGGCTTAAAAAGAGTCGAATCGAGCTGGTGTTTTTTTCATTAACTGATCATGCTCTGTAATTTTATTACAGGTGCTGGTCCTTGGTCGTGAAAAGGAAGGTATACCTGTGGATATAATTCATGTTTTGGATGGTTGTGTTGAGATTCCTCAGCTGGGAGTTGTCAGGTCTCTCAATGTTCATGTGAGTGGTGCAATTGCTTTATGGGAGTATACTCGACAACAGCGAACTCAAAACTCCTCCACCCGTATCACAAATTAATACGTAACACAGGTGTTTCAATGTAGCATTGTGTAACGACGTTTAAATTCAATGTGTATGCCAATTGGCTATATTCATCATCTGAGTAAATCCGTAATATACATCTGTCGGGTAGAATAATACCCACAGCAGCCTGAGCAAGAGCCCAGTGACCTAGCAACTCTTGCTTGCTTCTTTGAGGACCAAGAAGCAAATATACACTAACTTACACAACATAAAGAATATACACACTAACTCACACAATCAAACATCTTCTTCcgtaaccaaaaaaaataaaataaaaaccgatTTGATATCATAATAAATCACTAATGCACAAGCTAATCAATACGGTCTCTCGCCTATAATATTACCCGGCGGACCGTAATTACAATTCATAAAAACATCACCATCATCACACTCAACTCTAGCACATCCGATTCTTCTCGTATTTCTCCACACAATTTGTGTATAATGGCCACACTCTTTACCGGCTTGACATGTATTGGTAGCGTATGAATAAAACTTCTCCTCACCAGCCCACGCATTTACGGCATCCATCGGTTCCCAAGTTGTACCGCTTCCCCAATAAATATTTTCACCTAATTTGAAATTCCCCTCAGGGAATGAATGTTGTAAATTACAGTCACTTTTCCTTTGTATTGCCCACGATCTTGCATACTTTTCAAGTTGTGAATCCCATATCAATGGCATCTCCAATTTTTGTGCCCTTATCCAATTATGAGCAAACAGATATTGTATAGACTCACCAATACAACCCCAGCATAAACCCTTAGACACATTATGTACCCCCTCTTTATCTGGCTTTGGCCGACGGCCAATTATTACAGTTTCCTGTGTGTTTTGCGCATTTGACAATTCTGAGGCTGCTGGATGTAGTTGTGTAGTAGAATTTGCAGTGATTATGAGTGAGATTAGACACAAAAGAGATAATGGAGAAGAATGAATGATTTTCATGGTTTATCTTTTTAAGGTGTTTTGAGTCACAGAGAAGGAGATGAAATACATGGTTAGCTAGAGAGACTTGGAGTTATTGAAATTTTATCTGCTCGTGAAGAGGGTATGGCTTTTTGTGTGGCAACGTCCCGTGAACCATGAAAGTTGTGTTTAGTTTTGTTTGGTTGTTTTCTGGTGGGGACATTAGAGTCCCTTCCATGGTACATCTAGAAACTGCAATAATGTTGAAACGGGCATACATCACAGATGCCGTAATGTTGTACCGACTACCGGCCGGCATCTTACATTTTTATCGTACGTAAGAGAGGAAAAGATTTTAGAAAAAAAGAGTCTGCCATTAACTGGCTCGGCTCCTCTCCAAAATCCCCCTTTGAAAGTATGCTACTTGCGACTTATAACATACAATATGTTTcaacaaaaataaattatgtgCAAATACTAGTAATAAAAATCAACCAttctctgctcagatctagtctattttggactagatctgagcagatttcttaattattCCTTGCTTTCTAGCTTAGTTAGTATATTAGTTtagttttattatgttttctatttATCTACACcgttttggtggttttatctactcttttaagGTTTATCTTCGGTTTAATGGCGGTTTCAGGTTATTGGGTAGGGttctaagatcaatagtgatgctctccaacgacgaaatctcaATCTTTGTTGTCTCCGGCAACGAactcttcatcggaatcttcataATCAATTTATccggcgacgaaatcttcatcggtggtctttttgacgacggaagcttcatcactatttacaagagatttgagcaaatcactcttaCTTTGGGAGCATCTCtttataaagaagaaaaacaaattaaatggttggaatttaattccaagaaaaaccatccttcttccgatttaatcggatcttattcatacttgtatttgtcttactccggtaatccttctctttctcttgtcggatttctcgataTTGTATTCTTACAATATGTTCtttttactttgtattctcttatttatgATCTTAAACTCATCGTAACCTTGAAATCCCATTAGTGAAAAGGTTccctgtttatcaaaaaaaaaaaaaatttagttacCGAGTCACAGAGTGAGGAACTCAAAAGATTTAAAGTTAATTTGAAGGAAGCTACAAAGGAAAGACCAtatcagaaatattttctttcgaAGATTGGGTTTAGAATATTGATTAATTAGTTAATGGAACTGTAAATTTCCAAGAGACACGACATGAGATAATGAGCATGGATTAATTAGTTAATGCAAGTACTAGCTAGCTAGAACATCTACATGATCTTATTAGCATAGCAAGAGCAGGAAATACATTCACAAGAAATTCATAAAACAAATTAGCGAACTTAATTATACCATATCTTcactcaaaaagaaaaagaaacggatccATAAACAAAGTGATTATGAGCGATTATTAATCCAAGTACTAGTATGGTTGCCCTCAACCATCTAATACTCTAATCGACATAAATACGCAATAATCTTATTTGTGAAATAAATCAAGACACATAACTAGAAATACAAAACACAAATTTACAAGCTCCAGTATCATGATCAATCACTCTAGATCGAACAAATTAGTTAGCTAGTTAGGGACATATCCCACCCGAAACCCAGCTACTGCATGATGTAAACCCAGAACAACATGGTTGGAGGAAACCATAGGAAGCACCAGATTGTTCGCATTTACTTAGCTGAGCGTCcacataaacaaaaaaaatctggAGGAACATAAATGCTACAAGGAAGAAACTCATCAACCTACTGCTTACCATGTTTTGCTactgatttaatttttatttctcCGCTTATTTTGTATTTTGTAGGATGTTGAGAAAATTGTTTGTGAAGAATTATACTCTTATATAGAGCATTTGGCGCATCACGAATTTATCAAAATATTATCAATAACTAATTACATATTCATTTTCTTAATAAAACATTGAATCATGCATGCACATGCACTCATTAAATGAAACAATTatacctttcaaaaaaaaaaaagaaacaattatTGCAAAATATAATAGACTGTTTTCTTACAAAGCCCACCTAATATCTCCGCCAGTTTAGCCATGTGTACGGGGAGATGTTTCATCGGATAAATTGGCTAAAATGGGTTCTGCTCCAAGCCTCCAACTCCAAGTTGCGATAGACCCGCCTTCTTGGGTATGCTTGAGCATCAGGATTCTAGTTATTACCGGTTTTGTTAATGGGTTCTGCTCCAACTTTTTCATCCAATTTTCTGTTATAAATATTAATAACAAGTAACAACAAAATGAATCGGATACATGACAGGTTTATTGTTGATAGTTGACAATTAATTgtacggaaaatggatcatttatccagatatttttaaaacatggttcaaatggacgagtaaaaattagtatgggtgaaatgtacactaaaaaaatagcaaggatgaaactggattcatcctgacttaaacttaaaaaatagtaaggatgaaaccggatgcatcctgatatcaattaaaaataagaaaaaatatttgaaaatgggtaggatgaaactgtttacatcctggctattttcgcatttttgtccatttaaacaatatcaaaatctaaatgtctttttcacccaggaattattgattttggtctttttaaccaattttgtgttaattgTAATAACCATTTTGAGAAATTATTATTTCGTGTTGGCGACAAAGAATCAGATGCTTTCGATTTCGATAATTTAATGATCCAGCTGTGCACTTAAATTGTCATAATCTAGCTTCATCATGGTAATTACTTCCAATATCCGGACATCATCTGGTTTACCCCTTTTCTTTCAATGGGTTCTTTTACGATAATTTCACGAAGCAAAAACACAAAATTTATTGACCGGGAATCGAATTACAATCTCACAGAAATAcgacgtttttttttctttgattggtAGAAATACAACGTTTCCACAACGAAAAACACATAATTCAACGAAAATATGAAATACGTAAAGAAAATTACACTTCCTAGTGATTATGAGCAAATATTACTGACTGAGTACAAGTCGATTGCACTTAAGTCGTAGCCATCTAACAATACTCTAATCAAGACAATATACATCTCAATAATCTTATTGATAAAGCAATAGACGTAGAAagaagtacaaacacaaattaacAAGCTCCAATATTACGAATAACCTTAATGTAGGCTATGACACGTCCCCCAGTCCCAAGTCGTAGTGCAGCGGGAATCAAGACAACATGGTGAGAGTAACCAACATGAATCACCAGGTTGACCACAAGCTTCTACAGCATCTGCATAAACAAAAAGGGTGGAAAAGATCATAACCAACACAAGGAATAACAAACTCGTGATCTTGTTGATTGCCATCTTTTTTTCTATTGatgatttatttttctcttttttgttgttgttgttggatgaggaaatggtttgtgaaggatacttcttatatatagtacttggagcatcaaAATAACTTCGAAAGTCAATGAAATTATATCGGTAATACATCATcaactaattatcaagacatcATATATAACGAAACATTGATACTCATGATTCTACTATCAAGTTAATACTCGGGTAATGTCATTATTACCCGATAATTCTGTAATCTGTGACGATCTTAAATAATTTGTTATAATCTAGCTTAATCATGGTTGCTATCAATATGTGCcctacaaaacattcaatatacCGGGTCTTGATCAAGTTGAAGTAATATTATTACGAAGTGATAAAGatatgtgatgaatgatgcatcaCCTTAATGTGAATTTACAATAATGGTATAGAGCATCGATTCCTTTTCAAGACCCAGCACAATGTACCGCCAAAAATG includes these proteins:
- the LOC113330032 gene encoding pathogenesis-related protein 1C-like produces the protein MKIIHSSPLSLLCLISLIITANSTTQLHPAASELSNAQNTQETVIIGRRPKPDKEGVHNVSKGLCWGCIGESIQYLFAHNWIRAQKLEMPLIWDSQLEKYARSWAIQRKSDCNLQHSFPEGNFKLGENIYWGSGTTWEPMDAVNAWAGEEKFYSYATNTCQAGKECGHYTQIVWRNTRRIGCARVECDDGDVFMNCNYGPPGNIIGERPY